The sequence CAAAGGagtttgtttttcttcttttatgtcTGATTGTTCAATTCCAGGCTTAGGCGTATTAAATGTAAAGGTAGGTGCAATTGATGCGGAAGTTGTTACATTTACAATCTTCTTATCACTTTCTATTGTTCCATTTTCACTTTTAGCTATACCAAATGAAAATAGAGGTGTTGAATTTTTTCCCACGTTTTCTGAATCTTGTTTTACATCAGTCTTTTCAACATTATTTGCTTTATTTGGAATTCCAAAACCACTTCCTGAGGTCAAAGAGACATTATTATCAGATTTCTGTACTTCACTTGTTTTCATATCTTCCTTTTGAATACCAAATGTAAATTGGCCAGATTGATTACTTTGTTGTTTTTCCCCGAATTTAAAACCATTTGTAGATATTGTAGTATCAGTCTTTTCTTGATCAGCTTTGTCAATACCAAATTTAAAACCACTAGTATTTGCAGGcatatcaaaattaaattgtaaattagaaTTAGTATTAGTAGAAGTAGAGTTATCTGGTTTCTTTGAGCCTGGTTTTGAATCACCACAAGCTACACATGTAGTAACTTCTGTTTCATTTTGTAGCATACAAGTGTTGCAAATCCATGCACCTTCAGGTTTTTTAAACTTATCTCCAAAACCGTTTGAAAATAAAGGAGGGGCATTTTTAGTAGCAATCCCAGTACTAGGTTTAGCTGTATTACAACATGGACAAGAATCAATAGAGATAAGATTTCTAACCATACAGCAAGGACATTCCCATGTATCCTtgtttgaatttaatttatccATATCTTCATTTTCATCAATTGATGCATTATTCTGACATACAGAAATATTTGTGTTATCTGTAGGTTTCATACTGTCTTGTACactcatttttaatatatttgatttagaTGTATTGCAAAAAGTACATATAGTTGGGTTTTCAGGATCATTTAACTTACATTTAGGACAGTTTCCAGACTTCGCTTCTTGCTTTGTATCTGGTTTTAGTGCACTACACGCAGCACACTTAGCATCAGTTTGTTTATTTCTTACAAAACATGATGTACATTCCCACTGATTACTTGAAAGTTTAAACTGTGAGCCAAAATTATCATTTGCTGTAATTTTTGATTCACTAACATTGTTTGATATTGACAATTCAGAAGTCTTCTTATCTTTAAAACTGGATCTGGTAATCTTACAAGCAAAGCATTGAGTTTCAGAATTGTTATTCTTAAACAAACATTCAGAACATTCCCACATAATTGAAGTATCTTGTATATTGGattgcaaattttcaatttttttaatattatcgtcGTTAATTGTATCTGAGTCAattgtatttgttttattattggtTAATTCTTTGTTTGACTCTAACTGCGTCTTTGATTCATCTGATTTTTCAGCTTTTGTTGTACTAGATTTAGAGCAAAGAATATCCATGACACTTCCTGATTTTAATTCATTCGAAGTAGTAGGAATAGATTTatcattgttctttttttcttttagtctAGGAGCTGTAGATGAACCAGACCAAATAAAATTTTGTGTTACAGGAGGTACATAGTCATTTGATGAAGTGGATTTGACACCAACTCTTTTTAAAGGAGAATCTGAATTATTAGATTTATCGACTGATTGCTTATCAGCACTAATCGGGCTACtaaatgtgaaattattgatagaTTTTAAGTTCTTTGTGGTATTTGTTACTTTTATAGGACTTGCAAATGTGAAGGTATCTTCTTTGCCTGTATTAGCTTTGTCCCTTATATTTGTATTAGTAGATGACATAAAGTCGAAATTAGGTAAAGAAGATATAGGTAGAGGTATGTTTGGTAAATTAACTGGTTCAACTGTATCTTCTTGCTCAAGATTTGCTGTTTTGGTTTTAATTTTTCCATGATGTTTTGTATCTTCATCAATTTGCGTCCTGTACAaaagaaattacatatattatgaCTGTATATTTAATGATTACCAATGTTTATTTGGCAAATAACTATACATacgaatattttgaataaataataattatatattcacCTGAGATGATATTCTTGAGGAGGCGGTGGTTCGCTTCGTGCCGAAACAATTTTTCTAGCTGCAGCTGTcgtatcttgtaatttttgcCGCCGTCTCAATTTTAATATATCGGGTATAGTTGGTACAGTTAATTCGCGAGTTAAATGACGTAATCCAACTTTAGTTGTTGATGCCATTTCCTCCCTCGATCTCTTTTTATTTGTTGGTGATATATTATTCATcatttttaatggaatttttttAGCATCAGTTATTGGCGATGAAAAATGTTCTAATGCTTCCAATATTTTTTTAGCAGTTTGACTCATACCAGATGAATCTGTATTAGATGGTTTTACTTCAACACTTGTTCTTTTAGGAACTTGAAGTTGAATCTGAAATTAGTAACAATTAATATaccataaataatattgaaagtagttaaagaacaataatttaaattagTAACACATACCTCATTTGAACTATTAAACAAATTACGTCCTCGTTTATAAAGACCAGCTGCATTTGCTCCACCAAACGTGGTATTTCCACTGTAAAAAGGAGATGCCAAGGGAGATGCACGATCCGGCGTGTTTGTCATGATTGATGCATTAAAGCTTGGTCTACGACTACTTAAGGAATCTCGGGTATTATCTAAAAATAAAGATCTTGGAGACTGTATATGGCTGgctaaaaaaaatttgtatattaaaatatatcttgaataagaatttatatttttagaagaggaaatgatatatttttgacatatttaaacatgaaaaaatatgtcttattaaatataaaatcacaAAGAAGATAAAGTTTACTTACTGAAATTTAATTTGTCATTATTAAACCTTTTTCTTTTAGAGAATGGAGAGTTGTAAGAGACATTTGATGGAGCTTCTTGTCTATTGGTTTGTGGAATAAGAGAACTGCAACCACTAGTGCTCTCACTGGATTCAGAATTATCATCCATACCATTTGTAGTTCCATTATTTGTAGTAGTGACTAATGAATTTAATTCTGACCTCTGTGGTGCTATGTTTCTAATATCTGATTGTGTTGCAGGTGTAGAAGATACTAAATGGCTCATCCCGCTTGGTCCAGCCATTGCAGGTTTAGAAAAATCTTCATTCTACAAAAACATTATTAATTGAAGAAAATGTGCtcaaattaacaactttttatatattaccGTTTCATCATGAATGAAATATTGTTGCTTAGATGGACTGGctttgttaattgttgatttaGTTCTTGGTTGAATTGAAAATGTACCAGGTGGATGAGAAACATCCATACGAATACATGGTCGTTTTAACGGTGGAGGTTTCTGAATATCTTCTTCTGATTCAACCTCTTCAGGATTTCCATTGTCCTCTAATATATCTTCATCATTTTGAGATGTATTAAACCACTTACTAATCCACAACCTTTGTGGTAAAAGATCAGTCACTTTTGTTGCTACTTTTTTTACAAAAGACTGaaatataaaggaaataaatgcatagatattaaatatgtatgaatttgaattttaatttaaacatgTATGAATTTGAAAGGAGTTATCAACAGGAACAGTATGAGACCGGTTCCAGAACAGGAGATACCTGAAATTTTGTGGAGAGAATGGGGGCAGTGGAAGAACGCATTAACGACAAGTGCAGAGAAGAATGGAGTTTTTATAGAAGTGACAATTGAACAAGGAAATTAATTTCTGATGGTTGTACTTTTTTAACCTCCTTTAACTTTTAAGTACAAAAGATACATCGATCATTGGATCATGCAAATTTTGACCAGACACGGGATTTTTAGTGTGTATCGTAAGACGATTAATAAGGAGGATTACTCGAGATGTTGAGATTGTGACACCAATGATAACAAGCATGTGTTGTTCTGCTGCCCTGGGTTGATTTACGAGGGGACTGAATTTGAAAGCTACGTTAGCATGCCACTTATGGTAGAAAATTTGATAGAGGCAGTAACCAAGAAAGAGAACAATTGGACTAGGTTCCAAGCGTTTTCTAGGAAGATTATGCAAGAAAGACAAGTGCAAGAAATGATTTTGGAGAGGAGGAAAAGATAAGCTAGTAGACTGAATTGAGAAAACTGAACTAGTGAAGGGTGCACACTAAGGCCAACCCTGAAGTAATGTCGAAAGGCAGTTCTGGGGTTGGTTCCTGTACCATAAGAGGAACAGATAGAAggggggtttttagtgggtatggcgaTTCCAACCGCTGAGTCCTACATACTCAGTCACTGTATGTATGTGTAATAACATTTTCCCTCCTCgagagaaacaaaataaaagaaatattaagtagtacatatattataatattcatatgtatataatattaattgtgtagtattatgataaaaaatattaataaaataaatggaatATAAACTATATAAAGGAAagaagttatatgtatatatactaatattaaataaaataaaattatttatgtacattatacatatttgtattatatgtaGTCATATCAATATATTTGTTAGATAATAATTCTAACAAATATACAGAGAATTAGGGATGAAAAATTGGTTATTAAGATATCAGATTCATCTATAAATATTTCGTCAAACTAACATGTGTAGTTGCGTAAACACAGtaacaattaaaatacataaaaagtcATTCTTAGAAATTGAGGTTAAAACAATTCGACCGAAAGCAGATTAAAttgcatatttatttaaatcaattaagTTAAACGAATATTatcatttgaaaaaaaagaaatgatctCCAGAAAAGATTACAAGATATTGCATGAATTTGCGCAAAACGTGATTTTCCAACGTCACGCGTGTCTTTTTCGCATACATACTAGATGCAAATGGtaacatttaaatttctttaagtTGACAGAGTGATAAATTTACGAGAATCGAATCGCTTAATACATTCCTCAAGATTTTCCTGGTAAGGAATCACGTTtcaaggttatatgttatatgcgTCTTGATAGGTATCTCATGAGCGAAGTATTGTAGTATCTACTTAGTATGGGAAAGATTGAGGTTATCGAGTGGATTCACATAACCGTGACGTCGTCCAGAGCCGTTGAAATAGTACTTTAGAAAAACATAGGTCATGTGAAAGGTAATCTGAAAAGAGGTTGGTACATAAAGCAAATTCGTTGGGAAGTCTAATTTAAGTGGTAAGGCGCGAAGAACCGTTGGATGTGAAGCAAATTCGTTTCTGTCGCGGCAGACTCGTGCCAAGGAGATACTACTCACATTGTTTGCATCGTAGGGCTTCGTATTATGCGACGACGACCGTCTTCCACTCAAATTGTTACTTCGTTTAGCCATGATTGGCACTGATCACTTATTTATGAGTATAAAACACGCGAGAATGTCTTCAAACGGCGCATCCCAGAAATTGTCAGCGAACCACCACCTTCGTGACTAAAATCCACGAGAGAAAATATGGCCGCCCCAAAGACCGCCACCAGGGCGCCAGGTTTCTCTGGAATATGCGCTTGTCGCGCCTGCCCACGTGACACATCGTATGCGTTCGCTGCCTTAAAGTTGGCGTGTGGTACTGCTATCTCTTCTTAAAAAAgctttccttattttttattctttattgaaTTATGAGTGTTCGAAGCGTACTTCATTTCACTACATGTATCAGTATTGCAATTAGTAAATATCTATTTTCTTAACAtgtaatattttctttcatagTCCGTAATAGGCTTTTGTTTGTACCCTgagattatattatacattactagttagtaattaattaattactaattctAATCTAAAGACCTATAATATtctgataataatataataaaccatataaatatctataaatattttaacagggtaatgaaaaatatatatattgtgtgtgtgtatatatatatgccttgtgtgtgtatgcgcgtgtgttcgtgtgtgtgtgtgtgtaaatatgtatatgtgcacTGTGTACAGACATGTATTGTACGTACATACATTCATATGCGTACAAGAACATGCACTCACACGTATGCTCACGCATAAGCGTATCTATTAACAATAAGTAACGTTTTGTAAGTATGAATCTCgtagataaaatattaagaacGCCTTCATTCAAAAAAagtctacaattttatattctgtCTACAGATAGCGCTGTAACTGCTTCGGGTCGATTGATACATTATCGACACTTTATAACCTGTATCGGCTATATccatttcgtttattttgttgTATATAACATATACAGTTGTCGAAAAAAATCTATTTACACACCATTGTATTTATAATAGCATTTACATACTGTACAATTAGTTAGGCCCAtaggtatattaaatttcgcattatttaatagtattttgAAATGAAATGCACAGAACCTGGCAAGAAAAATgcttcgttggaaaataaagaTATGTGCAAATACTATTTGTAACCATTGTAcatgtttttttaattttcataaaataattaaaagaaaagaacatttcataATATAGATTATTGTGAAGattaagttttaaaaatttctctATATAAAGTTTGGAGTACAGATTTTGTCCGTATTATAATTGtctgtataatatatgtatgtataattcaaaataaatcAGTTTTCTGAATCTATTCTatatgatttaattttatattcgtacaatattgaaatgttataatatttattcttttaatattatcattatgtAGTAAACAACAATATTTGGTTTATGActaaacaaaattttgtataaaatgctAGTTGAGCGATTAGTTAATTTAATCGATTGTTTCcattgttttaaaataaatcgttTTTCTTAATGAGCGCTTCTTACTTCCGGTTGCATGTTTAAGTTTAAGTGcgctaatttttatatatatcgtGTCCTTAGTTTTCAGTTCATAATCATATTAAAGATTACACagtatatcaggtctgtaaatatgaaagcggaatttgcctatagatggccctagctgataatgtcattgatgccaaaagtctttgttgacatttcacaaacattttcgactcagaacaatacaagtttcatacaacagcatagtttgtaatagcgttgaacatgtcgaattttatgcctggaaactacgatttgtgGACAGCattgttaccatttgaagaaaactgctgcaaaatcgcatcgaatgcttgtcgaagcttacggtgagcatgctcttggtaaatcacagtgctttgtggtttaaaaaattcagaagtggcaattttgacacgaggaacgaagaacgtggaaaccaccgaaaaagtttcaagacagcgaattgcaagcattgttggatgaggatgacgctcaaacgcaacaacaactcgctgatcaattaaacgtgacaTGAGAAGCCGTCTCCATACTTTTGAAAGCCACGGGAAAGATCCAGAAGGTGGGAAAATGGGTTCCACATGAACTGAATGAAAAACAGCAAATGAAAAACCGAAAAACCACTTGCGAAATGCTGCTCGccagatacaaaagaaagtcaTTTCTCCACCGAATTGTGACTGGCGATGAAAAGTGGATATATTTTGAGAATCCTAAGCGTAAAAGATGGGTAGCTCCAGGCGAACCACCGACATCGACTACAAGACCAAATCGCTATGGACGGAAGACAATGCTCTGTGTTTGGTGGGATTAGAAGGATGTGAtttattatgagctgttaaaacctggcgaaaccgttaatactgagcgctaccgacaacaaatgatcgattctaatcaagctttgcgtgaaaaacaaccagaatatcaaaaaaggcaacacaaagtaattttgcttcatgataatgcaccatcacatacagcaaaaccggtcaaggaaacgattgaagtgttcagttgggaaatactttcgtaCGCGGCTTACTCATCAAACTTGGTTctgtccgattactatttatttgcatcaatgggacacgcactttctgaccagcacttcacttcttaggaaaatgtacgaaaatggctcgatgactggtttgcctcaaaagagctaCAATTTTTTTGGCGTgacatccaccaattgccagacaggtgggaaaaatgtatagctagcaatgggcaatacttcgaataaaatatttttaatcattttcacacaataaacgtgtattttctatacaaaaattccggtttcatatttacataccattGTTTGGGGAGCCGAGGCGGGTACGGGTTCTCAGGGCGTAGGACCACGCCCTGAGAAACCCCGATGAATCTGATATTCTCCTATAGTCAGGTGGTGGCTAGTCGGCGCCTTTGTCACTCGCCAATGGCCGATCCGGTGCGGAGAACTTTGGAGAAGTTGATGGGCTCATATCtgccaagaccactcacctcaccttcttgtGGGCCTCCCCGTCACCCTTCACTAGCCTTGACCGGGGTAGGGTgtgaaagagtgagtggcaccaggatgGAAACCCTTGTCGGCGACATTCTTTGAGAATCATGGATAGCAAGACGAATCAAAAAAGCGTTTACGGTGCAGGGCAGGGATACCCCAGTGCCGGCGCAGTCGCGGTTTGTAAAGCGGGCCCCGCTGCGGCGTTATTGGGCAACCGTGGCCGTCCGGGAGTGAGGGGCCACGAGAGGCCGCTAGGCTCCCGGACGCGATCATGTGTCTGGCGAGGGAGCACGCGAACCGGGGGGTCTCGGAGAGTTCCaggctcggcagttccagatgggactcacgtaagcgggggcctcaaggtactttcgtacccgggaacttatcccgacggtcccatccttggcatcaggatcgtaggtgcgctactacccaaggccacgtagagagaatgtaaccgtaattaaacgccttacactcccggcgaccttccctgcggagtacatagggactcacgtaagcgagagcttgtcccgacggtccccctggctgcgagaacgtgggtttgccagcccccataggctcgcaaaagcgagccctccctgcgggatGAAGGACTTGACAGCCAAGGTAACCGTACCGCGATGGACGGCTGAGCTAAGAATGACCGGACTGGAGGACTCGGTCACCCGGGAGGAGGTGGTGGCCGCCGTTGCCGAGGCCGGGGGCTGCCGCGCCGACAAGGTCAATGTGGGAGCCATACGCTCCGCTCTTCGGAGCCTCGAGTCTGTGTGGCTACGCTGTCCGCTGACAGTGGTCAGGAAAATCAGCGGAAGAGGAGACGTCCGACCAGGAGGCAAAATTAATATAGGTTGGACAGCGGCGAGGGTTTCCCCTTTCCCGGCGCGCCAACTCCAATGTTTCAGGTGCATGGAGTCGGGTCACGTGCGCAGGGACTGTACGTCGACGGTTAGACCGGTCGGTTAGACCGCTGCTATCGACAAGGTTCCCTCAGTTCCTGGAGGAGGTTGTCGACACCCTGTTCCCAAACGGCAAACGAGGAAGATGGCAGATTCACCGATGAGGAGGAACAGGAGCCTCAACCGTCGGAGGAAGAGCCACGTGACACCACGGGAAGTTGGAGCCCAGAATCGAGAGTTACCAAGGAAGAATTGGTCGAGGCTGTCGAGAGGATCGGAGCGCGGAAAGCTCCGGGTCCCGACGGAGTCCCGGCCCGCCTGTGGAAGGACGTCGCCGGGGTCTCGGTCCCGAGATTAATGCGTCTGTTCGACAGATGCCTATCTCGGGGCGAATTCCCAGTTTTGTGGAAGAAGGGACGGATGGTCCTTCTGCCGAAGCCGGGACGCTCTCCTGACTCGCCTTCCACCTTTCGATCGGTGTGCCTTTTGGACGAGGCTGACAAGCTACTGGAGAGAGTGGTGGCGGCCCGCCTCGAGTCGCATTTGTCCCGGAGTGATCTCGGACTGCACGACAGCTAGTTTGGCTTCCGGAGGGGACGGTCTACGGGCGACGCTGTCGCCCGTGTCCGCTCCCTGGTCGAGGGGGCCGAGCGGCGTGGTTGCGTGGCGTTGGCCGTGTCGCTGGACGTGGTTAACGCCTTCAACAGCATCCCCTGGGACAGGATATGCCGGGCCCTCGAGTTTCATTGGGTACCCGCGTACCTGCGGGGTGTGGTCCAGGCGTTCCTCCGGGACCGGAGCATCGTCTACACTGTCCGAGGCGGGGGGATGACTGAGAGGGCGGTGTACCGCGGGGTCCCGCAGGGTCCTgtgttgggtccgttgctgtggAACATCGCGTACGACGCGGTGCTTCGGGCGCCGATGCCTCCGGATTCGGCACTGGCGTGCTACGCCAACGATATGTTGGTGCTGGTTTGGGGTACGGCGTGGGGCAAGACCATCCGTCTGGCGGAGCTGGCGGTGGCCTGCGTGGTCGTCGTGTGATCAAGGGATTGGGGCTGAGGTGTCCCCTGAGAAATTcgaggcaatgtggttctgtCGCAGAGCCGATCACGGGACGCCTCCAGCGGGCTATCGCCTGAGGTTGGAGGGGACTGAGATCGGGGTCGGAACCAACATGACGTATCTGGGCCTGACGCTCGATAGCCACTGGACTGATATCTTCAGAGAATAATTCACAATATGTTAGATGACgcaataaaattatcatttatgtGCCAACAATTTTCagtattcttaaaaatataacgaataagaaaattaataattgcaaCTGACAAtgataattcataaattttgaataaatgatATGGAATACAATACTAGAATTTCTAAAAGAAGGCTAGTTAAAAACAATGAAACTAAcagtaatgaaatttaaacCTTAAATCAATGGCAGACTAGAATCAATTACTCCCAGAGCGCCCCTGTTGAGCGTCAGGCGGACTACCTTGGGGTTTTAGTCGATAAGTCCGACATTACCCTGTCGGTTTCTAGAAGAGCGGcggggtgtccatgaggatttctccacgtaaaataagaaaaaggattagtttcaattaaaaatcaacGATTTTACGATTCCAAGATGtatcttaattttattacatgtaTAGTTACTGAAGAGAGTATTTGAGAACACTTATActaattttttgcaaatatattacgtgtattgtacaaaacatcttgaaatttcattagcaatgTAATGAGATCCGACTAGCATAATTATACGTATTGCTAAAGTTTGAAATAGATTtgatgatatatgtatatagaa comes from Bombus terrestris chromosome 7, iyBomTerr1.2, whole genome shotgun sequence and encodes:
- the LOC100644254 gene encoding nuclear pore complex protein Nup153 isoform X1, whose translation is MAKRSNNLSGRRSSSHNTKPYDANNSFVKKVATKVTDLLPQRLWISKWFNTSQNDEDILEDNGNPEEVESEEDIQKPPPLKRPCIRMDVSHPPGTFSIQPRTKSTINKASPSKQQYFIHDETNEDFSKPAMAGPSGMSHLVSSTPATQSDIRNIAPQRSELNSLVTTTNNGTTNGMDDNSESSESTSGCSSLIPQTNRQEAPSNVSYNSPFSKRKRFNNDKLNFTSHIQSPRSLFLDNTRDSLSSRRPSFNASIMTNTPDRASPLASPFYSGNTTFGGANAAGLYKRGRNLFNSSNEIQLQVPKRTSVEVKPSNTDSSGMSQTAKKILEALEHFSSPITDAKKIPLKMMNNISPTNKKRSREEMASTTKVGLRHLTRELTVPTIPDILKLRRRQKLQDTTAAARKIVSARSEPPPPQEYHLRTQIDEDTKHHGKIKTKTANLEQEDTVEPVNLPNIPLPISSLPNFDFMSSTNTNIRDKANTGKEDTFTFASPIKVTNTTKNLKSINNFTFSSPISADKQSVDKSNNSDSPLKRVGVKSTSSNDYVPPVTQNFIWSGSSTAPRLKEKKNNDKSIPTTSNELKSGSVMDILCSKSSTTKAEKSDESKTQLESNKELTNNKTNTIDSDTINDDNIKKIENLQSNIQDTSIMWECSECLFKNNNSETQCFACKITRSSFKDKKTSELSISNNVSESKITANDNFGSQFKLSSNQWECTSCFVRNKQTDAKCAACSALKPDTKQEAKSGNCPKCKLNDPENPTICTFCNTSKSNILKMSVQDSMKPTDNTNISVCQNNASIDENEDMDKLNSNKDTWECPCCMVRNLISIDSCPCCNTAKPSTGIATKNAPPLFSNGFGDKFKKPEGAWICNTCMLQNETEVTTCVACGDSKPGSKKPDNSTSTNTNSNLQFNFDMPANTSGFKFGIDKADQEKTDTTISTNGFKFGEKQQSNQSGQFTFGIQKEDMKTSEVQKSDNNVSLTSGSGFGIPNKANNVEKTDVKQDSENVGKNSTPLFSFGIAKSENGTIESDKKIVNVTTSASIAPTFTFNTPKPGIEQSDIKEEKQTPLLGSTMTETSKPNIEATESTTTNTNTLPSVTQSSIQESKSTAAFSFVVPSSTSTITSSTSTTVVSSLPPSTQSSFTFLESKSTTQTPAVPTFGQASTSAPTSNLSNTFTFGNSKTKEEPSITKTFSTLPNASPGSSLFSSISSGPSLFGNNDTKTVPAFGQTSTEDNKQPAFGAANTSKSSTFVVPGNKVPIFGNTENKPKIFGSTDPKIGVFGNTDNKPTSLFNPSLQAPTATPTSFGAPSATSTLFGSSATSVFGNNTASTFTTESTPNIFGSTSKLNETSTPNSNIFTFGTTPAQPIAKPATGFNFSTNTNPAESTQKPLFTFGSHSSTQKNANLFGNTFNNPTSTNSSGFLFNAPKPEASAFAQSTATNPIFGASQPRTQNQASSSFSSTPSNTGFNFGSTAPAVTSGGFNFGTASTSTPSAGFNFNAPGTTPTFDPNTPPTFNFTGGNAPIAFKAIPTQTPQRKFKKAIRRMR
- the LOC100644254 gene encoding nuclear pore complex protein Nup153 isoform X2, which gives rise to MAKRSNNLSGRRSSSHNTKPYDANNSFVKKVATKVTDLLPQRLWISKWFNTSQNDEDILEDNGNPEEVESEEDIQKPPPLKRPCIRMDVSHPPGTFSIQPRTKSTINKASPSKQQYFIHDETNEDFSKPAMAGPSGMSHLVSSTPATQSDIRNIAPQRSELNSLVTTTNNGTTNGMDDNSESSESTSGCSSLIPQTNRQEAPSNVSYNSPFSKRKRFNNDKLNFNNTRDSLSSRRPSFNASIMTNTPDRASPLASPFYSGNTTFGGANAAGLYKRGRNLFNSSNEIQLQVPKRTSVEVKPSNTDSSGMSQTAKKILEALEHFSSPITDAKKIPLKMMNNISPTNKKRSREEMASTTKVGLRHLTRELTVPTIPDILKLRRRQKLQDTTAAARKIVSARSEPPPPQEYHLRTQIDEDTKHHGKIKTKTANLEQEDTVEPVNLPNIPLPISSLPNFDFMSSTNTNIRDKANTGKEDTFTFASPIKVTNTTKNLKSINNFTFSSPISADKQSVDKSNNSDSPLKRVGVKSTSSNDYVPPVTQNFIWSGSSTAPRLKEKKNNDKSIPTTSNELKSGSVMDILCSKSSTTKAEKSDESKTQLESNKELTNNKTNTIDSDTINDDNIKKIENLQSNIQDTSIMWECSECLFKNNNSETQCFACKITRSSFKDKKTSELSISNNVSESKITANDNFGSQFKLSSNQWECTSCFVRNKQTDAKCAACSALKPDTKQEAKSGNCPKCKLNDPENPTICTFCNTSKSNILKMSVQDSMKPTDNTNISVCQNNASIDENEDMDKLNSNKDTWECPCCMVRNLISIDSCPCCNTAKPSTGIATKNAPPLFSNGFGDKFKKPEGAWICNTCMLQNETEVTTCVACGDSKPGSKKPDNSTSTNTNSNLQFNFDMPANTSGFKFGIDKADQEKTDTTISTNGFKFGEKQQSNQSGQFTFGIQKEDMKTSEVQKSDNNVSLTSGSGFGIPNKANNVEKTDVKQDSENVGKNSTPLFSFGIAKSENGTIESDKKIVNVTTSASIAPTFTFNTPKPGIEQSDIKEEKQTPLLGSTMTETSKPNIEATESTTTNTNTLPSVTQSSIQESKSTAAFSFVVPSSTSTITSSTSTTVVSSLPPSTQSSFTFLESKSTTQTPAVPTFGQASTSAPTSNLSNTFTFGNSKTKEEPSITKTFSTLPNASPGSSLFSSISSGPSLFGNNDTKTVPAFGQTSTEDNKQPAFGAANTSKSSTFVVPGNKVPIFGNTENKPKIFGSTDPKIGVFGNTDNKPTSLFNPSLQAPTATPTSFGAPSATSTLFGSSATSVFGNNTASTFTTESTPNIFGSTSKLNETSTPNSNIFTFGTTPAQPIAKPATGFNFSTNTNPAESTQKPLFTFGSHSSTQKNANLFGNTFNNPTSTNSSGFLFNAPKPEASAFAQSTATNPIFGASQPRTQNQASSSFSSTPSNTGFNFGSTAPAVTSGGFNFGTASTSTPSAGFNFNAPGTTPTFDPNTPPTFNFTGGNAPIAFKAIPTQTPQRKFKKAIRRMR